Proteins encoded in a region of the Misgurnus anguillicaudatus chromosome 9, ASM2758022v2, whole genome shotgun sequence genome:
- the ppp1r14ba gene encoding protein phosphatase 1, regulatory (inhibitor) subunit 14Ba codes for MAAVTSPETTPQPRVYFQTPPNAEEEVPQKQGRVTVKYDRKELRRRLNLEEWIVSQLMNLYDCEEDEVPELEIDVDELLDLPSDVERAIRVKMLLVDCYKPNDDFVAALLEKVRGMQKLNTPQKKGELTP; via the exons ATGGCAGCGGTAACGAGTCCAGAAACGACACCTCAGCCCCGGGTCTATTTTCAAACACCTCCCAATGCCGAAGAAGAAGTGCCACAGAAGCAAGGTCGCGTGACTGTCAAATATGACAGAAAGGAGTTAAGAAGGAGGCTCAATTTGGAAGAGTGGATTGTTAGCCAGTTAATGAATCTGTACGACTGCGAG GAAGATGAAGTTCCTGAGCTGGAAATAGATGTGGATGAGCTGTTGGATTTGCCTAGCGATGTCGAGAGAGCCATTCGAGTGAAG ATGCTGCTGGTCGACTGTTACAAGCCTAATGAT GACTTTGTGGCAGCATTGCTGGAGAAAGTTCGGGGCATGCAGAAGCTCAACACTCCCCAGAAGAAAGGTGAGCTGACGCCATGA
- the fkbp2 gene encoding peptidyl-prolyl cis-trans isomerase FKBP2, which yields MRLCLVLAVTLMSVLMAVVHGADKKKLQIGIKKRVDNCPIKSRKGDVLNMHYTGKLEDGTEFDSSIPRNQPFTFTLGTGQVIKGWDQGLLGMCEGEKRKLVIPSELGYGDRGAPPKIPGGATLIFEVELLSIERRSDL from the exons ATGAGGCTGTGTTTGGTATTAGCTGTCACACTAATGTCTGTCCTCATGGCAGTCGTACATGGGGCGGACAAGAAAAAACTACAGATTGGAATCAAGAAAAGAGTGGACAACTGTCCGATTAAATCCCGAAAGGGAGACGTGTTGAACATGCACTACACT GGGAAACTGGAAGATGGGACGGAATTTGACAGTAGCATCCCAAGGAATCAGCCCTTCACTTTCACACTTGGCACTGGGCAGGTTATCAAGGGCTGGGATCAGGGTTTATTGGG AATGTGCGAGGGTGAGAAAAGAAAACTGGTTATTCCCTCTGAGCTTG GCTATGGTGACAGAGGTGCACCACCTAAAATTCCAG GTGGAGCCACACTCATCTTTGAAGTAGAGCTGTTAAGCATTGAAAGAAGATCTGACTTATAG